Proteins encoded by one window of Rhodopirellula islandica:
- a CDS encoding glutamine synthetase beta-grasp domain-containing protein — translation MTKCKLEYIWLDGYQPTQSMRSKTKVVSDFSGNVEDAPVWCFDGSSTEQAPGGASDCLLKPVYCVPDPDRLGTGFLVMCEVMNADGSPHRSNGRATIHDDDNDFWFGFEQEYTIFDPETKKPIGFPSEGFPAPQGPYYCSVGAGKAVGREIVEEHLELCLEAGLNVEGINAEVMMGQWEFQIFAKGAAQAGDEIWLARYLLDRTGEKYGMEINYHCKPVKGDWNGSGMHANFSNTTLRTCGSKEVYDAICQAFEPRITEHIDVYGADNDQRLTGLHETQSIDKFSYGISDRGASIRIPIATVENGWKGWLEDRRPASNADPYMVASAIIATVKTANVPAGV, via the coding sequence ATGACCAAGTGCAAATTGGAATACATCTGGCTCGACGGCTATCAACCGACCCAGAGCATGCGCAGCAAAACCAAGGTTGTCAGCGACTTCAGCGGCAACGTGGAAGATGCACCTGTCTGGTGCTTTGATGGCTCGTCCACCGAACAAGCCCCCGGCGGTGCCAGCGATTGCTTGCTGAAACCTGTTTACTGCGTTCCCGATCCAGATCGTTTGGGCACCGGATTCTTGGTGATGTGCGAAGTGATGAATGCTGATGGCAGTCCTCACCGTAGCAACGGGCGTGCAACCATCCACGACGACGACAATGACTTCTGGTTCGGCTTCGAACAGGAGTACACGATCTTCGATCCGGAAACCAAAAAGCCAATCGGCTTCCCTTCAGAAGGCTTCCCAGCCCCTCAAGGCCCTTACTACTGCTCCGTCGGTGCTGGCAAAGCAGTCGGTCGCGAAATTGTCGAAGAGCACCTGGAACTGTGCTTGGAAGCTGGCCTGAATGTCGAAGGCATCAACGCCGAAGTCATGATGGGTCAGTGGGAATTCCAAATCTTCGCCAAGGGCGCCGCCCAAGCTGGCGACGAGATCTGGCTCGCCCGCTACTTGCTGGATCGCACCGGTGAAAAATACGGCATGGAAATCAACTACCACTGCAAACCAGTCAAGGGCGACTGGAACGGCAGCGGCATGCACGCCAACTTCAGCAACACGACCCTCCGGACGTGTGGCAGCAAAGAAGTTTACGATGCGATCTGCCAAGCCTTCGAGCCTCGGATCACCGAGCACATCGATGTCTACGGTGCTGACAATGACCAACGTTTGACCGGTTTGCACGAAACGCAATCGATCGACAAGTTCAGCTACGGCATCTCGGACCGCGGTGCATCGATCCGCATTCCAATCGCCACCGTCGAAAATGGCTGGAAGGGCTGGTTGGAAGATCGTCGCCCCGCCTCCAACGCGGACCCATACATGGTTGCCAGTGCGATTATCGCAACGGTCAAGACGGCCAACGTGCCCGCCGGCGTCTGA
- a CDS encoding FG-GAP-like repeat-containing protein codes for MRVLGRTGKWDEAWNLRDAVLEKHSEDPEAITFVARVAHQTGRANLAADYLAQASRVENYASPKRVDETLIAMISAGRTHDAMAFLERVVTAHPDRHDTRRMLFDLQMGTEERDAGLLNGQSLIRDRQFDLELLMTMTDTEIRSMDAKPLDEMVARNPDDLRPLIGAARSALDQNLFDEARESLDKIVQRHPDYATAAAMRSLLLAEQADWEELESSLASMPSQVTQRRHFWTAMGMWAEATGNLEAAAKAHWRATQTDPDISRSWLDLQRVLQSDPPLGVEPTVVKAIGDRAKQLNRFNQLRRRFDRSGRISRSVIAEMVSVVKDLGRPWEAEAWISIGMQLPEDDSVDLKQLRQDLVAQLRRDTPWQEVQNHPELKLDLSDFTFQPSLERFLQRQIKEQESEPDPLRNRTPAAEMPQAASDQVQPIELVNEAQQRGVSFLAATGQDLDQPGISLHQTLGCGGATLDFDLDGWSDLALVTAGGTPPHKDSPPNVLLRNENGVFVTAPESAGVNDRGFAQGIAVGDLNEDGWPDLLCTNYGPNVLLINQGDGTFVDETAKWMDQPDETRWSTGAAFADLDSDGLTDMVVLNYCEGLDPVTFVCGDGSDEPARSCSPMRFRGDQDQFFRTQPRGGIQDVTQDWNVLATDPGRGLGVAIGRFEDRPGNQVFIANDMTSNFYWSPSPGDTNSNWSESALPRGLAVDGRSIAQGSMGIAVDDFNQDGKIDFYVTNFDQEYNTLHLQTGPGSYRDSTMAVNLGSDTLPLVGFGTTSTDLDGDGQNELIVANGHVDIFQRDDLSEDPSQSSARRSLYAQPAQIFRHGSDGRFETAPMSGEYLSQPHVGRSLWTIDVNRDLRPDLMVTHQTEPAAMLVNHTASQSPKLKIRVAGTESSRDAIGTWITVTAGDWQRKHWVIAGGSYFSNDEAAWTLSCPDSADDVTVEIRWPNDQPQTFQGIATNSEWLMVQGQPNAIQLP; via the coding sequence ATGCGAGTTTTGGGACGCACCGGCAAATGGGACGAGGCTTGGAACCTGCGTGACGCGGTGCTGGAAAAACACAGCGAGGATCCCGAAGCGATCACGTTTGTGGCTCGAGTCGCGCACCAAACCGGCCGAGCCAACCTGGCCGCCGACTACCTGGCGCAAGCCAGCCGAGTCGAGAACTACGCTTCGCCTAAACGCGTCGACGAGACGCTGATCGCGATGATCTCAGCCGGTCGAACTCACGATGCGATGGCATTCCTAGAACGAGTCGTGACGGCTCATCCGGATCGCCACGACACCCGAAGGATGCTGTTTGACCTCCAGATGGGCACGGAAGAACGCGACGCAGGGCTGCTCAACGGACAAAGCTTGATCCGAGATCGTCAGTTCGACCTGGAACTGCTGATGACGATGACCGACACCGAGATCCGGTCGATGGATGCCAAGCCGCTGGATGAAATGGTGGCCCGCAATCCGGACGACCTTCGTCCCTTGATTGGCGCGGCTCGATCCGCGTTGGACCAAAATCTGTTTGATGAAGCCCGAGAGAGCCTGGACAAGATCGTCCAGCGCCACCCCGATTACGCGACCGCCGCAGCCATGCGTTCGCTCTTGCTGGCCGAACAAGCGGACTGGGAAGAACTGGAATCATCGCTGGCATCAATGCCATCCCAAGTGACCCAGCGACGACACTTTTGGACCGCAATGGGCATGTGGGCCGAAGCCACCGGCAACCTTGAGGCGGCCGCCAAAGCCCACTGGAGAGCCACCCAGACCGACCCCGACATTTCGCGATCCTGGTTGGACCTGCAACGTGTCTTGCAATCCGATCCGCCGTTGGGAGTCGAACCAACCGTCGTCAAAGCCATCGGCGACCGAGCCAAACAACTCAATCGATTCAACCAACTTCGCCGACGCTTCGACCGGTCCGGCCGAATCTCACGATCGGTGATCGCTGAAATGGTGAGCGTCGTGAAAGATCTGGGCCGCCCCTGGGAAGCCGAAGCCTGGATCTCCATCGGCATGCAACTCCCCGAAGATGATTCGGTCGACCTGAAACAATTGCGTCAGGACTTGGTCGCTCAGCTTCGTCGCGACACACCTTGGCAAGAGGTGCAGAACCATCCGGAGCTGAAACTGGATCTTTCGGATTTCACATTCCAACCCTCCCTCGAACGATTCCTACAACGACAAATCAAAGAACAGGAGTCCGAGCCCGATCCATTGCGAAACCGAACTCCTGCCGCCGAGATGCCCCAAGCCGCCAGCGACCAAGTCCAACCGATTGAGTTGGTCAACGAAGCCCAGCAACGAGGCGTTTCATTCTTGGCAGCGACGGGCCAAGACCTCGACCAGCCGGGAATCAGCCTGCATCAGACGCTCGGCTGTGGTGGTGCAACACTGGACTTTGACCTGGACGGCTGGAGCGATCTGGCACTGGTGACCGCCGGTGGCACGCCACCGCACAAGGATTCACCGCCGAATGTTTTGCTTCGCAACGAGAATGGAGTCTTCGTCACGGCACCGGAATCGGCCGGCGTGAACGATCGCGGGTTTGCCCAAGGAATCGCGGTCGGCGATCTCAACGAAGATGGCTGGCCCGATTTGCTGTGCACGAACTACGGACCCAACGTGTTGCTGATCAATCAAGGTGACGGAACCTTCGTCGATGAAACGGCCAAATGGATGGACCAACCTGACGAAACACGTTGGTCGACGGGCGCCGCGTTTGCCGACCTCGATTCCGACGGATTGACCGACATGGTCGTCCTGAATTACTGCGAAGGATTGGATCCTGTCACGTTTGTTTGTGGCGACGGGTCCGACGAACCCGCCCGGTCCTGTTCTCCGATGCGATTCCGTGGAGACCAAGACCAATTCTTTCGGACTCAGCCGCGCGGAGGCATTCAAGACGTCACGCAGGACTGGAACGTCCTTGCCACTGATCCCGGTCGGGGACTTGGCGTCGCCATCGGTCGCTTTGAAGATCGACCGGGCAATCAAGTCTTCATTGCCAACGACATGACCAGCAACTTTTACTGGTCACCCTCGCCAGGTGATACGAACAGCAACTGGTCCGAGTCCGCCTTGCCTCGCGGGCTGGCCGTGGATGGTCGCTCCATCGCGCAGGGTTCGATGGGCATCGCGGTCGACGATTTCAATCAGGACGGAAAGATCGACTTCTACGTCACCAACTTCGACCAGGAATACAACACGCTGCACCTGCAAACCGGCCCTGGCAGCTATCGCGACTCCACCATGGCAGTGAACCTGGGCTCGGACACGCTGCCCTTGGTTGGCTTCGGAACCACCTCGACAGACCTGGACGGCGACGGGCAGAACGAATTGATCGTTGCCAACGGCCACGTCGACATCTTCCAACGCGATGACTTGTCGGAGGACCCCTCTCAGTCGTCCGCTCGCCGCAGTCTCTACGCTCAACCGGCGCAGATCTTTCGCCATGGATCCGATGGCCGATTTGAAACGGCACCCATGTCGGGCGAGTACCTTTCCCAGCCCCATGTCGGGCGCAGTTTGTGGACGATCGATGTCAACCGCGACCTGCGACCTGATCTGATGGTGACCCATCAAACCGAACCGGCTGCGATGCTCGTCAATCACACCGCTTCCCAATCCCCCAAACTGAAGATCCGAGTGGCTGGCACAGAGTCGTCTCGCGATGCGATCGGCACTTGGATCACCGTGACGGCAGGCGACTGGCAACGGAAACACTGGGTCATCGCCGGTGGAAGTTACTTCAGCAACGACGAAGCCGCCTGGACCCTGAGTTGCCCGGATTCTGCCGACGACGTCACGGTTGAAATCCGATGGCCAAACGATCAACCACAAACGTTCCAGGGCATCGCAACGAACTCGGAATGGTTGATGGTCCAGGGCCAGCCCAACGCGATTCAGCTTCCCTGA
- a CDS encoding peptidylprolyl isomerase, with amino-acid sequence MKVATFDTDRGTIRIELFDDKTPKTVENFETLCEKKYYDGLVFHRVIPNFMVQGGCPEGSGRGGPGYQFEDEFHPDLKHDGPGVLSMANAGPNTNGSQFFITHEAQPHLDNRHSVFGKVIEGQDIVDAIEQGDKMKTVRVTEE; translated from the coding sequence ATGAAAGTTGCCACATTTGATACCGATCGCGGAACGATTCGCATCGAATTGTTTGACGACAAAACTCCCAAGACCGTTGAAAACTTTGAAACGCTCTGCGAGAAGAAGTATTACGACGGGCTGGTTTTCCATCGCGTGATCCCCAACTTCATGGTCCAAGGCGGCTGCCCCGAAGGCAGCGGTCGCGGTGGCCCCGGTTACCAGTTTGAAGATGAATTTCATCCCGATCTCAAGCACGATGGTCCCGGCGTTTTGTCGATGGCCAATGCGGGGCCGAACACCAACGGTTCGCAGTTCTTCATCACGCATGAAGCCCAGCCTCACCTCGACAACCGACACAGCGTGTTCGGCAAGGTCATCGAAGGCCAGGACATCGTCGATGCGATTGAGCAAGGCGACAAGATGAAGACCGTTCGCGTCACCGAAGAGTGA